The Prochlorococcus marinus str. MIT 9301 genome window below encodes:
- a CDS encoding alpha/beta hydrolase, with the protein MKFSKILIFKIFFILVISPLFLNIPKANSAEEIKITYSIFSRTIKVASLKTFATEGKSTKKLRRILKATGSPDKEIRTVLKKDFEVPITIASKLVYSEIGDVFLTRLSSIIHPPRATDERTGMLALRASVIQGINIGNGKINLINFFEAYPTKTVILDVSALSKVMNKVESISELLTFFTNSPLEKIKTN; encoded by the coding sequence ATGAAGTTTAGCAAAATTTTAATATTTAAAATATTTTTTATTTTAGTAATTTCTCCATTATTTTTAAATATTCCAAAAGCTAATAGTGCTGAAGAAATTAAGATCACATACAGCATATTTTCTAGAACAATTAAAGTGGCTTCTTTAAAAACTTTTGCTACAGAAGGTAAATCCACAAAAAAATTAAGGAGAATTTTGAAAGCAACAGGATCTCCCGATAAAGAAATTAGAACAGTTTTAAAAAAAGATTTTGAAGTTCCTATTACCATTGCAAGCAAACTTGTATACTCTGAAATAGGAGATGTTTTTTTAACAAGACTTTCATCTATTATTCACCCACCTAGAGCAACTGATGAAAGAACAGGCATGCTAGCCCTTAGAGCAAGCGTGATTCAAGGTATTAATATAGGAAATGGAAAAATAAATCTAATAAATTTTTTTGAAGCATATCCAACTAAAACTGTAATTTTAGATGTTAGCGCTTTGAGCAAAGTTATGAATAAAGTAGAATCGATTTCAGAACTATTAACCTTTTTTACCAATTCCCCTTTAGAAAAAATCAAAACAAATTAA